The Camelus ferus isolate YT-003-E chromosome 32, BCGSAC_Cfer_1.0, whole genome shotgun sequence genome window below encodes:
- the RASL10A gene encoding ras-like protein family member 10A, which translates to MGGSLRVAVLGAPGVGKTAIIRQFLFGDYPERHRPTDGPRLYRPAVLLDGAVYDLSIRDGDGAGPGQSPGGLEEWPDPKDWNLQDTDAFVLVYDICSPDSFDYVKTLRQRIAETRPAGAPEAPILVVGNKRDRQRLRFGPRRTLAALVRRGWRCGYLECSAKYNWHVLRLFRELLRCALVRARPAHPALRLQGALHPARCSLM; encoded by the exons ATGGGGGGCAGCCTGCGGGTGGCCGTGCTGGGCGCCCCCGGCGTGGGCAAGACAGCCATCATCCGCCAGTTCCTTTTCGGTGACTACCCCGAGCGCCACCGTCCCACGGACGGGCCGCGCCTCTACCGGCCCGCGGTGCTGCTCGACGGCGCTGTCTACGACCTGAGTATCCGCGACGGCGATGGTGCTGGCCCCGGTCAGAGCCCCGGGGGTCTAGAG GAGTGGCCAGACCCTAAGGATTGGAACTTGCAGGACACGGACGCCTTTGTGCTAGTCTATGACATCTGCAGCCCGGACAGCTTTGACTACGTGAAGACGCTGCGGCAGCGCATCGCGGAGACCAG GCCGGCAGGCGCACCCGAGGCGCCCATCCTTGTGGTGGGCAACAAGCGGGATCGGCAGCGGCTGCGCTTCGGCCCTCGGCGCACACTGGCCGCCCTGGTGCGCAGGGGCTGGCGCTGCGGCTACCTCGAGTGCTCCGCCAAGTACAATTGGCACGTGCTGCGTCTCTTCCGCGAGCTGCTGCGCTGCGCTCTGGTGCGCGCACGCCCTGCGCACCCGGCTCTGCGCCTGCAGGGGGCGCTGCATCCGGCGCGCTGCAGCCTCATGTGA
- the EWSR1 gene encoding RNA-binding protein EWS isoform X2 produces MASTDYSTYSQAAAQQGYSAYTAQPTQGYAQTTQAYGQQSYGTYGQPTDVSYTQAQTTATYGQSAYATSYGQPPTGYSTPTAPQAYSQPVQGYGTGAYDTTTATVTTTQASYAAQSAYGTQPAYPAYGQQPAATAPARPQDGNKPAETNQPQSSTGGYNQPSLGYGQSNYSYPQVPGSYPMQPVSAPPSYPPTSYSSTQPTSYDQSSYSQQNTYGQPSSYGQQSSYGQQSSYGQQPPTSYPPQTGSYSQAPSQYSQQSSSYGQQSSFRQDHPSSMGVYGQESGGFSGPGENRSMSGPDNRGRGRGGFDRGGMSRGGRGGGRGGMGAGERGGFNKPGGPMDEGPDLDLGPPVDPDEDCDNSAIYVQGLNDNVTLDDLADFFKQCGVVKMNKRTGQPMIHIYLDKETGKPKGDATVSYEDPPTAKAAVEWFDGKDFQGSKLKVSLARKKPPMNSMRGGMPPREGRGMPPPPLRGGPGGPGGPGGPMGRMGGRGGDRGGFPPRGPRGSRGNPSGGGNVQHRAGDWQCPNPGCGNQNFAWRTECNQCKAPKPEGFLPPPFPPPGGDRGRGGPGGMRGGRGGLMDRGGPGGMFRGGRGGDRGGFRGGRGMDRGGFGGGRRGGPGGPPGPLMEQMGGRRGGRGGPGKMDKGEHRQERRDRPY; encoded by the exons atggcgTCCACGG ATTATAGTACCTACAGCCAGGCTGCAGCCCAGCAGGG CTACAGTGCTTACACCGCCCAGCCCACTCAAGGATATGCACAGACCACCCAG gCATATGGGCAGCAAAGTTATGGAACCTATGGACAGCCCACTGATGTTAGCTATACCCAGGCTCAGACCACTGCGACCTATGGGCAGTCCGCCTATGCAACTTCTTATGGACAGCCTCCTACTG GTTATTCTACTCCAACTGCCCCGCAGGCGTACAGTCAGCCTGTCCAGGGGTACGGCACTGGTGCTTATGATACCACCACTGCTACGGTCACTACCACCCAGGCCTCCTATGCAGCTCAGTCTGCGTATGGCACTCAGCCTGCTTACCCAGCCTATgggcagcagccagcagccaCCGCGCCTGCAAG acCGCAGGATGGTAACAAACCCGCTGAGACTAATCAACCTCAATCTAGCACAGGGGGTTACAACCAGCCCAGCCTGGGATATGGACAGAGTAACTACAGCTACCCCCAGGTGCCTGGGAGCTACCCCATGCAGCCAGTCAGTGCACCGCCATCCTATCCTCCTACCAG ctattCCTCTACACAGCCGACTAGTTATGATCAGAGCAGTTACTCCCAGCAGAACACCTATGGGCAGCCGAGCAGCTATGGACAGCAGAGTAGCTATGGTCAACAAAGCAGCTATGGGCAGCAGCCGCCCACTAGTTACCCCCCCCAGACTGGATCCTACAGCCAGGCACCAAGTCAATATAGCCAACAGAGCAGCAGCTACGGGCAGCAGA GTTCATTCCGACAGGACCACCCCAGTAGCATGGGTGTTTATGGGCAGGAGTCTGGAGGATTTTCCGGACCAGGAGAGAACCGGAGCATGAGTGGCCCTGATAACcggggcaggggaagagggggatTTGATCGTGGAGGCATGAGCAGAGGTGGGCGGGGAGGAGGACGCGGTGGAATGGG CGCTGGAGAGCGAGGTGGCTTCAATAAGCCTGGTG GACCCATGGACGAAGGACCAGATCTTGATTTAG GCCCACCTGTAGATCCAGATGAAGACTGTGACAACAGTGCAATTTATgtgcaaggattaaatgacaaTGTAACTCTAGATGACTTGGCAGACTTCTTTAAGCAGTGTGGAGTTGTGAAG ATGAACAAGAGGACCGGACAACCCATGATCCACATCTACTTGGACAAGGAAACAGGAAAGCCCAAAGGTGATGCTACGGTGTCCTATGAAGACCCTCCCACCGCCAAGGCTGCCGTGGAGTGGTTTGATG GGAAAGATTTTCAAGGGAGCAAACTTAAAGTTTCTCTTGCTCGTAAGAAGCCTCCAATGAACAGCATGCGAGGTGGAATGCCACCCCGCGAGGGCAGAGGGATGCCGCCACCGCCGCTCCGGGGAG GTCCAGGGGGCCCAGGAGGTCCTGGGGGACCCATGGGTCGCATGGGAGGccgtggaggagacagaggaggcttCCCACCAAGAGGGCCCCGTGGTTCTCGAGGGAACCCATCTGGAGGAGGAAACGTCCAGCACCGAGCTGGAGACTGGCAGTGCCCCAATCC GGGGTGTGGAAACCAGAACTTCGCCTGGAGAACAGAGTGCAACCAGTGTAAGGCCCCAAAGCCTGAAGGCTTCCTTCCACCACCTTTCCCACCTCCGG GTGGTGACCGTGGCAGAGGTGGGCCTGGTGGCATGCGGGGAGGAAGAGGTGGCCTCATGGACCGTGGTGGTCCTGGTGGAATGTTCAGAGGTGGCCGTGGTGGAGACAGAGGTGGCTTCCGTGGTGGCCGGGGCATGGACCGCGGTGGCTTCGGTGGAGGAAGACGAGGTGGCCCTGGGGGACCCCCTGGACCTTTGATGGAACaaatgggaggaagaagaggcgGGCGTGGAGGACCTGGAAAAATGGATAA AGGCGAGCACCGCCAGGAGCGCAGAGACCGGCCCTACTAG
- the GAS2L1 gene encoding GAS2-like protein 1, which produces MADPVVGIAGSAAKSVRPFRSSEAYVEAMKEDLAEWLNALYGLGLPNGGDGFLTGLATGTTLCQHANAVTEAARTMAAARPARGVAFQAHSVVPGSFMARDNVATFIGWCRAELGVPEVLMFETEDLVLRKNEKSVVLCLLEVARRGARLGLLAPRLVQFEQEIEQELRAAPPVPNTPTAGEDTAETSATPGAPARGPRMTPSDLRNLDELVREILGCCTCPDQFPMIKVSEGKYRVGDSSLLIFVRVLRSHVMVRVGGGWDTLEHYLDKHDPCRCSSTVHRPPQLRAGTFSPQRVSPTPSPRAGSPAPGAERRGSRPEVTPISLRSSKEGLETPLRTRDQLPPNPRSRRYSGDSDSSASSAQSGGHLGPRSEDSGTGPRRERPSRRVTTGTPASMRRPPAPRSQSRDRLDRGRPRGAPGGRGGQLLASNPARRARSQSREEQAVLLVRRDRDGQHSWVPRGRGSGGSGRSSPQTPRAHSPAALRPPRALSPSPELSTTPASVFRTPLQLDPKQEQQLFRRLEEEFLANARALEAAAGGTPSGPAADPVRAPDPQAPDSAYCSSSSSSSSLSVLGSKCGQPGDSGRMANGLPGPRGPALSSSSDEGSPCPGAGGPPDAPGGPLAGPEAPRTWARGRMDTQPDRKPSRIPTPRGPRRPSGPTEPGSWHALHSVNPRVEPDSWM; this is translated from the exons ATGGCGGACCCAGTGGTGGGCATTGCGGGCTCGGCGGCCAAGAGTGTGCGGCCATTCCGCTCGAGTGAGGCCTACGTGGAGGCCATGAAGGAGGACCTGGCCGAGTGGCTCAACGCCTTGTACGGCCTGGGTCTGCCCAATGGTGGCGATGGCTTCCTGACGGGGCTGGCCACAGGCACCACCCTGTGCCAGCATGCCAACGCTGTCACCGAGGCCGCCCGCACAATGGCCGCTGCCCGCCCGGCCCGCGGGGTGGCCTTCCAGGCACACAGTGTGGTGCCTGGCTCCTTCATGGCCCGAGACAACGTGGCCACCTTCATCGGCTGGTGCCGAGCAGAGCTGGGTGTGCCCGAAGTGCTCATGTTTGAGACTGAGGACCTAGTGCTACGAAAGAATGAGAAAAGCGTGGTGCTGTGTCTGCTGGAGGTGGCGCGGCGTGGAGCCCGCCTCGGCCTGCTGGCCCCTCGGCTCGTGCAGTTCGAACAGGAGATTGAGCAGGAGCTCCGCGCCGCACCCCCGGTCCCTAACACCCCCACTGCTGGGGAGGACACCGCCGAGACCTCTGCCACCCCTGGGGCTCCTGCACGGGGGCCCCGCATGACACCCAGCGACCTGCGCAACCTCGACGAGTTG gtGAGGGAGATCTTGGGCTGCTGCACCTGCCCAGACCAGTTTCCCATGATCAAAGTCTCAGAGGGGAAGTACCGTGTGGGAGATTCCAGCCTGCTCATCTTTGTGCGG GTGCTTAGGAGCCATGTGATGGTTCGCGTGGGCGGTGGCTGGGACACCCTGGAGCACTACCTGGACAAGCATGACCCCTGCCGCTGCTCCTCCACCG TCCACCGCCCGCCCCAGCTGAGGGCTGGCACCTTCTCCCCGCAGCGGGTGTCACCTACCCCCAGTCCCCGAGCTGGTagcccagccccaggggctgAGCGCCGGGGCTCCCGCCCCGAGGTGACACCTATTAGCTTACGCAGCTCAAAGGAGGGGCTCGAGACCCCACTCAG GACCCGGGACCAGCTGCCCCCCAATCCCCGCTCCCGCCGCTACTCCGGGGACAGCGATTCCTCTGCCTCATCAGCCCAGAGTGGTGGCCACCTCGGCCCCCGCAGTGAAGACTCAGGCACTGGCCCCCGGCGGGAGCGGCCCAGCCGGCGGGTGACCACAGGCACCCCGGCCTCGATGAGACGGCCCCCTGCCCCACGCAGCCAATCCCGAGACCGGCTGGATCGGGGGCGGCCGCGTggggccccaggaggcaggggaggccagCTGTTGGCCTCCAACCCTGCCCGGCGGGCCCGGAGCCAGAGCCGCGAGGAGCAGGCTGTGCTGCTGGTGCGTCGGGACCGAGATGGGCAGCACTCGTGGGTGCCacggggcaggggcagtgggggctCGGGCCGGAGCAGCCCCCAGACTCCCCGTGCCCACAGCCCTGCAGCACTCAGGCCTCCCCGGGCCCTCAGCCCCAGTCCAGAGTTGAGCACCACCCCGGCCAGTGTCTTCCGCACCCCCTTGCAGCTTGACCCAAAGCAGGAGCAGCAACTCTTCCGGCGCCTGGAAGAGGAGTTCCTGGCCAATGCCCGAGCCCTTGAGGCTGCTGCTGGCGGGACCCCCTCTGGACCAGCCGCTGACCCGGTTCGGGCCCCAGACCCTCAAGCTCCTGACTCAGCCTActgttcctccagctcctcctcttcatccctcAGCGTCCTGGGTAGCAAGTGTGGCCAACCTGGGGACTCTGGCAGGATGGCCAACGGGCTGCCCGGGCCCCGAGGCCCAGCCCTGTCCAGTTCCTCCGATGaaggcagcccctgccctggtgCAGGGGGCCCACCAGATGCACCTGGGGGCCCCCTGGCCGGCCCAGAGGCCCCAAGGACCTGGGCACGAGGCCGGATGGACACACAGCCTGACAGAAAACCCTCACGCATCCCCACACCCAGGGGCCCCCGCCGCCCATCTGGACCCACGGAGCCTGGGTCCTGGCATGCCCTGCACTCAGTCAACCCAAGGGTGGAGCCAGATTCCTGGATGTGA
- the EWSR1 gene encoding RNA-binding protein EWS isoform X1 — protein sequence MASTDYSTYSQAAAQQGYSAYTAQPTQGYAQTTQAYGQQSYGTYGQPTDVSYTQAQTTATYGQSAYATSYGQPPTGYSTPTAPQAYSQPVQGYGTGAYDTTTATVTTTQASYAAQSAYGTQPAYPAYGQQPAATAPARPQDGNKPAETNQPQSSTGGYNQPSLGYGQSNYSYPQVPGSYPMQPVSAPPSYPPTSYSSTQPTSYDQSSYSQQNTYGQPSSYGQQSSYGQQSSYGQQPPTSYPPQTGSYSQAPSQYSQQSSSYGQQSSFRQDHPSSMGVYGQESGGFSGPGENRSMSGPDNRGRGRGGFDRGGMSRGGRGGGRGGMGSAGERGGFNKPGGPMDEGPDLDLGPPVDPDEDCDNSAIYVQGLNDNVTLDDLADFFKQCGVVKMNKRTGQPMIHIYLDKETGKPKGDATVSYEDPPTAKAAVEWFDGKDFQGSKLKVSLARKKPPMNSMRGGMPPREGRGMPPPPLRGGPGGPGGPGGPMGRMGGRGGDRGGFPPRGPRGSRGNPSGGGNVQHRAGDWQCPNPGCGNQNFAWRTECNQCKAPKPEGFLPPPFPPPGGDRGRGGPGGMRGGRGGLMDRGGPGGMFRGGRGGDRGGFRGGRGMDRGGFGGGRRGGPGGPPGPLMEQMGGRRGGRGGPGKMDKGEHRQERRDRPY from the exons atggcgTCCACGG ATTATAGTACCTACAGCCAGGCTGCAGCCCAGCAGGG CTACAGTGCTTACACCGCCCAGCCCACTCAAGGATATGCACAGACCACCCAG gCATATGGGCAGCAAAGTTATGGAACCTATGGACAGCCCACTGATGTTAGCTATACCCAGGCTCAGACCACTGCGACCTATGGGCAGTCCGCCTATGCAACTTCTTATGGACAGCCTCCTACTG GTTATTCTACTCCAACTGCCCCGCAGGCGTACAGTCAGCCTGTCCAGGGGTACGGCACTGGTGCTTATGATACCACCACTGCTACGGTCACTACCACCCAGGCCTCCTATGCAGCTCAGTCTGCGTATGGCACTCAGCCTGCTTACCCAGCCTATgggcagcagccagcagccaCCGCGCCTGCAAG acCGCAGGATGGTAACAAACCCGCTGAGACTAATCAACCTCAATCTAGCACAGGGGGTTACAACCAGCCCAGCCTGGGATATGGACAGAGTAACTACAGCTACCCCCAGGTGCCTGGGAGCTACCCCATGCAGCCAGTCAGTGCACCGCCATCCTATCCTCCTACCAG ctattCCTCTACACAGCCGACTAGTTATGATCAGAGCAGTTACTCCCAGCAGAACACCTATGGGCAGCCGAGCAGCTATGGACAGCAGAGTAGCTATGGTCAACAAAGCAGCTATGGGCAGCAGCCGCCCACTAGTTACCCCCCCCAGACTGGATCCTACAGCCAGGCACCAAGTCAATATAGCCAACAGAGCAGCAGCTACGGGCAGCAGA GTTCATTCCGACAGGACCACCCCAGTAGCATGGGTGTTTATGGGCAGGAGTCTGGAGGATTTTCCGGACCAGGAGAGAACCGGAGCATGAGTGGCCCTGATAACcggggcaggggaagagggggatTTGATCGTGGAGGCATGAGCAGAGGTGGGCGGGGAGGAGGACGCGGTGGAATGGG CAGCGCTGGAGAGCGAGGTGGCTTCAATAAGCCTGGTG GACCCATGGACGAAGGACCAGATCTTGATTTAG GCCCACCTGTAGATCCAGATGAAGACTGTGACAACAGTGCAATTTATgtgcaaggattaaatgacaaTGTAACTCTAGATGACTTGGCAGACTTCTTTAAGCAGTGTGGAGTTGTGAAG ATGAACAAGAGGACCGGACAACCCATGATCCACATCTACTTGGACAAGGAAACAGGAAAGCCCAAAGGTGATGCTACGGTGTCCTATGAAGACCCTCCCACCGCCAAGGCTGCCGTGGAGTGGTTTGATG GGAAAGATTTTCAAGGGAGCAAACTTAAAGTTTCTCTTGCTCGTAAGAAGCCTCCAATGAACAGCATGCGAGGTGGAATGCCACCCCGCGAGGGCAGAGGGATGCCGCCACCGCCGCTCCGGGGAG GTCCAGGGGGCCCAGGAGGTCCTGGGGGACCCATGGGTCGCATGGGAGGccgtggaggagacagaggaggcttCCCACCAAGAGGGCCCCGTGGTTCTCGAGGGAACCCATCTGGAGGAGGAAACGTCCAGCACCGAGCTGGAGACTGGCAGTGCCCCAATCC GGGGTGTGGAAACCAGAACTTCGCCTGGAGAACAGAGTGCAACCAGTGTAAGGCCCCAAAGCCTGAAGGCTTCCTTCCACCACCTTTCCCACCTCCGG GTGGTGACCGTGGCAGAGGTGGGCCTGGTGGCATGCGGGGAGGAAGAGGTGGCCTCATGGACCGTGGTGGTCCTGGTGGAATGTTCAGAGGTGGCCGTGGTGGAGACAGAGGTGGCTTCCGTGGTGGCCGGGGCATGGACCGCGGTGGCTTCGGTGGAGGAAGACGAGGTGGCCCTGGGGGACCCCCTGGACCTTTGATGGAACaaatgggaggaagaagaggcgGGCGTGGAGGACCTGGAAAAATGGATAA AGGCGAGCACCGCCAGGAGCGCAGAGACCGGCCCTACTAG